A window of the Pseudomonas gozinkensis genome harbors these coding sequences:
- the rpmH gene encoding 50S ribosomal protein L34, whose amino-acid sequence MKRTFQPSTIKRARTHGFRARMATKNGRAVLSRRRAKGRARLAV is encoded by the coding sequence ATGAAACGTACTTTCCAACCAAGCACTATCAAACGCGCTCGTACCCACGGTTTCCGTGCTCGCATGGCTACCAAGAACGGTCGTGCCGTACTGTCGCGTCGTCGCGCCAAAGGCCGCGCACGTCTGGCAGTTTGA